One Triticum dicoccoides isolate Atlit2015 ecotype Zavitan chromosome 5B, WEW_v2.0, whole genome shotgun sequence genomic window carries:
- the LOC119306210 gene encoding BTB/POZ and MATH domain-containing protein 1-like: MSTSSHAGGNGLPSGSGSASSIVAGAVSGYHVLKIVGYSRTKEVPNGKWIDSCPFQVGGRTWHLRYYPNGAESSSTDYISLYVTLDDIVGEAEAVKAQANFSLLDQDGNPLLPYCWGTGTKNFSEENTWGFNKYIKRDELEKSELLKDDSFAVKVDVTVMGEFHARKTPSVVVPPSDIHRHLGDLLSSKAGVDVEFRVGRETFSAHRLVLVARSPVFRAELFGNMKEGTTTEPICIDDIEAEVFKALLDFMYTDALPDMDHQEESAVAQHLLVAADRYDMERLKLICEDKLCNHIDTSSVATILALAEQHHCHELKAACLVFLSSPVNLYGAMESEGFQFLTKSCPGVY, from the coding sequence ATGTCGACCTCGTCGCATGCCGGCGGCAATGGTCTCCCCTCCGGTTCCGGTTCCGCTTCCTCCATCGTCGCCGGCGCCGTGAGCGGCTACCACGTGCTCAAGATCGTCGGCTACTCGCGCACCAAGGAGGTCCCCAATGGCAAGTGGATCGACTCTTGTCCGTTCCAGGTGGGAGGCCGCACATGGCATCTTCGTTACTATCCCAACGGGGCCGAGTCCAGTAGCACCGATTACATATCCCTCTACGTCACACTCGATGATATCGTCGGCGAGGCTGAGGCCGTGAAGGCGCAAGCCAACTTCAGCTTGCTCGACCAAGATGGGAATCCGCTGCTGCCCTATTGCTGGGGAACCGGCACCAAAAACTTCTCCGAGGAAAACACTTGGGGATTCAACAAGTACATCAAAAGGGACGAGTTGGAGAAATCAGAGCTTCTCAAGGACGATTCCTTCGCTGTCAAGGTCGATGTCACTGTCATGGGCGAGTTCCACGCACGGAAGACACCATCCGTCGTGGTGCCACCGTCCGACATACACCGGCACCTCGGGGACCTCCTGTCGAGCAAGGCGGGCGTCGATGTCGAATTCCGGGTCGGCAGGGAGACATTCTCGGCGCATCGATTGGTGCTCGTGGCACGGTCTCCGGTCTTCAGAGCAGAACTCTTTGGGAACATGAAGGAGGGCACCACCACTGAGCCCATATGTATAGATGACATTGAGGCAGAGGTGTTCAAGGCTCTGCTTGATTTCATGTACACGGATGCATTGCCTGATATGGATCATCAGGAGGAATCTGCCGTGGCTCAGCACTTGCTTGTTGCAGCAGACAGGTATGATATGGAGAGGCTGAAGCTGATTTGTGAAGATAAGCTGTGCAATCATATCGATACGAGCTCCGTGGCGACTATCTTGGCCTTGGCGGAGCAACACCACTGCCACGAGCTTAAGGCGGCATGCTTGGTGTTCCTCAGCTCGCCAGTGAATCTGTATGGGGCCATGGAGTCTGAAGGTTTCCAGTTTTTGACCAAGAGCTGCCCTGGTGTTTATTAA